The Oncorhynchus masou masou isolate Uvic2021 chromosome 25, UVic_Omas_1.1, whole genome shotgun sequence DNA window ctagtgaatgacctgcagagagctgggaccaaagtaacaaagcctaccatcagtaacacactacgccgccagggactcaaatcctgcaatgccagacgtgtccccctgcttaagccagtacatgtccaggcccatctgaagtttgctagagagcatttggatgatccagaagaagattgggagaatggcatatggtcagatgaaaccaaaatataactttttgatcaactcaactcgtcgtgtttggaggacaacgaatgcggagttgcatccaaagaacaccatacctgctgtgaagcattggggtggaaacatcatgctttggggctgtttttcttcaacgggaccaggacgactgatccgtgtaaaggaaagaatgaatggggccatgtatcgtgagattttgagtgaaaacctccttccatcagcaagggcattgaagatgaaacgtggctgggtctttcagcatgacaatgatcccaaacacactgcccgggcaacgaaggagtggcttcgtaagaagcatttcaaggtcccggagtggcctagccagtctccagatcaaccacatagaaaatctttggagggagttgaaagtctgtgttgcccagcaacagccccaaaacatcactgctctagaggagatctgcatggaggaatgggccaaaattccagcaacagtgtgtgaaaaccttgtgaagacttacagaaaacgtttgacctctgtcattgccaacaaagggcatataacaaagtattgagataaacctttgttattgaccaaatacttattttccaccataatttgcaaataaattcattaaaaatcctacaatgtgattttctggattttcttttcctcattttgtttgtcatagttgaagtgtacctatgatgaaaattacaggcctctctcatctttttaagtgggagaacttgcacaattggtggctaaactaaactaaatacttttttgccccactgtatatggaatcgggtagtaaccaataaagtgttaaataaatcgaaatatatttgattgagattcttcaaagtagccatcctttgcctttgacagctttgcacactcgatAAATGTGTTTAAtcatccttctctcttctttctattTCTCTGTTTTCTTTTCCTCTATCTTTCTCCATAATTTCTGTCCCTCAGTGGTTCCGCCCATGTTCAACGAAACCGAGCTGTTCAACACTGAACACATCTGGCATCCCCGAATacgagaggtgagagggggaggagcactgaaatgagagatggaggggggtggCATGGGAGATATTTTAAAAGTACCCAAACCATTACCTTACATTAGTGTACAGAGAGAGGTCTACTCCTGTGTTCTGTGTCAGTGTTGTTCAAGCCCATGTTAGCCCAGCAGCTGCACCTAGTCACAGACTAAAACGTAGAGTAGAAGGAGTTCTAATTGATGATGCTTGTTGAGGCCTGTTGCTGTGACTCAgcctttgtgtgtgcgtgtgtgtgcgcgcaaagAGTATGACAGAGGCGGTTAACTCCCATTAACCTTTTATAAGGCTTGTGTAAGTGGGTTTGGTAACCCTgttttgacgtgtgtgtgtgtgtgtgtgtgtgtgtgtgtgaggggataACTTAATGACGATGTCACGATGAATAGAATTAGAGACATGGACATTGATAGGCTTGAGGGGGTGTAGTAATTTCATTAAACAGTCATTAATTTTACAGACTTGTTCCAGGTGTTGTGATTGCTCTtataaaggaaaaataaagatAGATCAGTAATGATCACTTCTCTAAATGGTAATGATAACTGCGTATATACATTTTAATTAGGGACTTTGGCACATAAAGTACTTTATTATGAAATGACATTACAAGTTGTActattctctccctctttaccccccaccaccacagatCCAGGGGGCTATCATTGTGTCGTCTCTGATAGAGGTGTGTATCGGCTTCCTGGGGCTTCCGGGACTCCTGTTGAAATACATTGGCCCTCTGACCATCACCCCAACCGTGGCCCTCATCGGCCTTTCTGGCTTCCAGGCTGcaggggagagagcagggaaaCACTGGGGCATTGCCATGCTGTGAGTAGTACACTGTGGTTCTAGGCTTTCCTGACTGATTAGTCCCCTGTATAGTTCCCAGCCCTCTAAGTTTACTATACTGTCTGTTGTCTTATGATGCAAGGCACATTTCTGTCAAATCCCGGCAATAAAATGCTATCTTTATCTTGTGTTATACTAGTAGACTGATTCCCGCCCCAAGAGGCATCCTTAACCAATCAATTACCGTAACTGCCCATTACACAGCCAATCAGAAACCATTCCCAGTTGACACAGCTGCCCTGCAGAATGGAGGTGGGAACACAGTGCTACTCCAGACAGAGAGCTCTGAGTCAGGAGGTTCAGCAGAGCTGTCTGCTGGTAACTGTTTCTGTCTTAAGTTCAGTTATTAattcatttattttatattttgggAAATTAGTCTTGCAACTCATCTCAAACAGCCCAGCATCACATACAGTtaattcgggaagtattcagaccccttccctttttccaaatgtagttgcgttacagccttattttaaaatgtattaaatatttgtttttcatcagtccacacacaataccccataataacaaaggcaaaacaagtttttagaaattttggcaaatgtataaTTATTTAGAAATAATACCTTAtgtgcataagtattcagaccatttgctatgacatttgaaattgagctcaggtgcatcctgtttccattgatcgtcctttaATGTTTTttaacttgattagagtccaccggtggtagattcaattgattggacatgatttggaaaggtaccaTTGTTGACAGAGCAAAAGCCaagaaggaattgtctgtagagcgccAAGacagtgtcgaggcacagatctagggaaggctgccaaaacatttctgcagcattgaaggtccccaagatcacagtggcctccatcattcttaaattgaagaagtttggaaccaccaatactctttctTGAGCTGGCCgttcggccaaactgagcagtcaggggagaagggccttggtcagggaagtgaccaagaacccgatggtcactctgacagagctccagaattcctctggagatgggagaacctttcagaaggacaaccagccctgcagcactccaccaatcatgcctttttatgtggtagagtggccagacgcaagccactcctcagtaaaaggtacatgacggcctgcttggagtttgccaaaagtcacctaaaggactctgaccatgagaaacaagattttctgatttgatgaaaccaaaatgtaaatctatggcctgaatgccaagcatcacatctggaggaaacatggtggtggtggcagcatcatgatgctgtggggatgttttttagcggcagggactgggagactagtcaggatcaagggaaagatgtaGTACAAAAAGATCCTTGGTGAAAATCTGCTCAGgagctcagactggggcgaaggttcacctcccaacaggacaacgaccctaagcacacagccaagccaaCGCAGGAGTgtcttctggacaagtctctgaatgtccttgagtggcccaaccagagcccggacttgaacccggtcAAACTGGAgagtctctggagagacctgaaaatagctgtgcagcaacgctccccatccaacctgacagagcttgagaggatctgcagagaagactggaagaaactcctcaaatacagatgtgccaggcttgtagagtcaaacccaagaagactctaggctgtaatcgctgtcaaaggtgcttcaacaaagtactgagtaaagggtctgaatacttatgtaaatgtaatatttcagtttctACATTTTCTTTTATCAatttgcttagtcattatggggtcgtgtgtgtagattggtgagggggaaaaaactaaattttagaataaggcagtattgtaacaaaatttggaaaaagtgaaGCGTCTTTGTAACTTCATTGAGTTGTCAATTAATTGATTTTGTGTCCCTTTTTGAGAATGAAACCTCTGGATCCAGATGTCTTTATAGGAGGGTTATTGCTtcttttttacaaatgtttaacTGTTCTACAGACTCTTGACTGCTGTATTTCTTACTtgtgagctctctctctccctctctgtctcccactctgtctgtctgtaggactATATTCCTGGTGTTGTTGTTCTCTCAGTATGCGAGGAACGTACAACTTCCTCTGCCCATCTACAAGGCTAAGAAAGGATGGACCTCTTATAGATTACAGCTCTTCAAGATGTTCCCTGtgagtacccacacacacacacacacacacacacacacacacacagatgcccaCAGAACAATTGAGAAATTCACTAGCAggggcacacaaacacacacacctagacacacatcACTTCTCCTGGAACAGTGTGCTCTTCGATCTGATCTGTCACGGTGTCTGTCAAGTGAGGTCAGATCAATGGGCACacactcctccatcctccccattaCTTGTTGAGTCCTGCTTTTCTAATATTATTCACCTCCCCTGTAGGGCTGGGCGACATGacgatatatacagttgaaggcTTAGCCAAATGcatataaactcagttttttaccattcctgacatttaatcctagtaaaaattccctgtcttaggtaagttaggatcaacactttattttaagaatgttgaatgtcagaataatagtgatttcagcttttatttctttcatcatattcccagtgggtcagaagtttgcatacactcaattagtatttggtagcattgcctttaaattgtttaacctgggtcaaacgtttcgggtagccttccacaagcttcccacaataaattgggtgaagggtgaattttggcccattcctgctgacagagctggtgtaactgagtcaggtttggaggcctccttgctcgcacacgctttttcagttctgtccacaacttttctataggatttgaggtcagggctttgtgatggccactccaataccttgactttgttgtgcttaagccattttgccacaacttttgaagtatgcttgggggtcattgtccatttggaagacacattttgtgaccaagctttaacttcctgactgatgttttgagatgtagcttcaatatatccacatagttttccttcctcatgacgccatctattttgtgaagtgcaccagtccctcctgcggcaaaacacccccacaacatgatgctgccacccccgtgcttcacggttgggatggtgttcttcggcttgcaagcctcccactttttcctccaaacgtaacaatgggcattatggccaaacagttctatttctgtttcatcagaccagaggacatttctccaaaaagtatgatctttgtccccatgtgcagttgcagactgtagtctggcttttttatggcggttttgtagcagtggcttccttgctgagcagcctttcagtttGTCGATATCggactcatttttactgtgggtatagatacttttgtacctgtttcctccagcatcttcacaaggtcctttgcttttctgggattgatttgcactttttgcaccaaagtacgttcatctctaggagacagtacgtgtctccttcctgagtggtataacGCTGCATTTTCCCATGggttttatacttgcgtactattgtttgtacagatgaacatggtaccttcaggcatttggaaattgatcccaatgataaaccagacttgtggaggtctacaatttttttttctgaagtcttggctgatttcttttgattttcccatgatgtcaagcaaagaggcactgactttgaaggtaggccttgaaattcatccacaggtacacctccaattggctcaaatgatgtcaattagcctatcggaagcttctaaagccatgacatcattttctggatttttccaagctgtttaaaggcacagtcaatttagtgtttgtaaacttctgacccactggaattgtgatacagtgaaataatctgtctgtaaacaattgttgggaaaattacttgtcgtgcacaaagtagatgtccgaaccCGAAtagccaaagctatagtttgttaacaatacatatgtggaggggttaaaaaaggaatgttaattactccaacctaagtgtatgtaaagtaCTGACTTCAACTTTATATCGTGTGACGATAGGAAAAATGTCTATCGTTTCATATTATGCTCTTATCGTTTATTTCGTTGTCGCAAATCACACTCTTTACGGCAATATTTTTCGTCAATTGGACTACTCTTTGCGTTCTTCCACTCGTGCCTTTTCGGTCGCATGGACGTGGTTTGGGTATTAAAAGTCTGACACTGACCAGAAAACCGTCCTCTGCAAAATATGCCCCTGGCCGGTCCCGACAACGGGCTCAAACACCACTAACCGCTTTTACCACCTACGCAAGAATCATGTGAAACAGTACGGAGTGAGTCTACGGATGAGACCTAAAAAAAAGTACAGTCCGGTGCTCAAAACAAACCCCCGACTCTTGCAACGTCTGAGGCTTTTGCCCGCGGCACAGCATATGGCAAAGAATCACGAAGATGGAAGGAGATAACATCTGCCGTGACAACTTACATCTGCAAAGACATGGCCCCAATTTACACTGTCGAGAAATGGGGGTTTCGTAAGGGTTTTGTGACACTCGACCCAAGGTACCAAATGCAAATTGATATGTGACTCGTagtaatgccaaaataacatgcaaaacagggaagctgtcacgccctggtctaaatatattgtgtttgtctttatttatttggtcaggccagggtgtgacatgggtttattgtggtgtgttttgtcttggggttttgttaggtattgggtgtgtggtttagtgggggtatctagcatagtctatggctgtctggagtggttctcaatcagaggcaggtgtttatcgttgtctctgattgggaaccatattaagcagccatattctttgaatattttgtgggtgattgttcctgtctctgtgtttgttgttcaccagataggctgtatagatttccacgttccgtttgtcgttttgtattgttagttatttcattgTCAAGTTCCcgttcattaaagaacatgaataaccaccacgctgcattttggtccgcttctccttcgacagacgagaaccgttacagaagcccccaaaaatatatttattttgtttgcaACTATAGTTGAAGTGTTTTCTATTTACCTTTTTAGATTGTATAGatttaaaatgttatattttgaTACACGCTTAATTGAACATTTGCACAAAGGTTCTAAATAAAAGGAGAAATAATCAAATGAGTAAGTaccttttttatttgattttaattCAACATGTAGTAAGAAATAGGACTTTACATGTGGTCATTTTATATAAACTATTTATTCATTGAATTTACAGAAAATGAGCTGTATCGGGATATgagattttggccatatcgcccagccctactcccctgtctcctccctccccattccTCTTAATATGATCTGAAATTATTGTCTCATATGGtgcgtctctctccccctgctggtCATTTGATGTCATGATATATGTGCTGCTGTAATATAACAGTAGACACTGGAAAGGATTCTTTGCTTGCAATGGTGACTTCACTCTAATAAAGTCAACTTCATCACGCTCTCGCCCTGTCTCATTTAAAGTTTCACTCTTCTGTTACTATTTACTTTTAAGAATGTGGGAGAAATTGAGTTTAAAAAGCACCCTAAAGCAGCATTCCACCAAATGTCACCAGgacatactgtgtgtgtttaaccctCCCCCTCAGATCATCATGGCCATCCTGGTGTCATGGCTGATCTGTTTCATCTTCACTGTAACCAACGTTTTCCCGCCGGAGAAAGACAAGTACGGTTACTATGCCCGCACTGACGCTCGCCAGGGGATACTGGCAGCTGCACCTTGGTTCAAGATCCCCTACCCCTGTGAGTTACCCCTTTTTTATGTTGTTCAACCTTGCCCCTAGCTAAGTCCAAACTCTTGATAAGAGCATTCAACAGGTTTGTAGCTTCCTCAAATCTAGAATGTTGTGTGTTGAGTTTGTGTTTTTACCCATAGTTCAGTGGGGTGTTCCTACGGTAACAGCAGCAGGGGTGATAGGTATGTTCAGTGCCGTGGTCGCTAGCATCATCGAGTCTATCGGGGACTACTATGCCTGTGCCCGACTCTCCTGTGCCCCCCCACCCCCTGTTCACGCCATCAACAGGTACCTGACCTTGCTCGCATAGGTCCTTGCCTAATGCACATCATAGAAAAGTTTTCTATAAAAGTAGCATAAATCTGGTTAAATCGAGCAGACAATGGTTTGAATCATGACTTGAGATCCGTGTGTGTACCTGTAACTACCTTCCAAAACGGATACAAAAActttttttctgtttttctttCTCCAGGGGTATATTTATGGAAGGTCTGTCCTGCGTGTTGGATGGGCTGATGGGGACAGGAAACGGCTCTACTTCCTCGAGTCCTAATATAGGCGTGCTGGGCATCACTAAGGTAACCATCACACATCAACAGAGTCCCACTGCGAGTTCTATACAAATATTAGATATTTATGTTTTAATTGAGGGGGTTCAATTAATCTCGTTCGTGTAGGCATTTGATTTTTAACCGGACAGCTATGTTGGCTCGAAACAAAAGTGACTTAATTAACCATCTGTAGTACTTAGTAGGATTCTGTGTTTTCCCATGCGAAAATGATTCTTGATAAAAACACCATCAGCCTTCCCAACTAGTTTGAAAATTCAAACATACATTTTATAGAaaagagatgtttgtttctggacgatgcaccatgctgccttgttgacatcATGACGGAGCGGCGCAGATTACTGTTCCATTTGAGAAAAGTGCAGTTCCATCCCTGCTTTCGCCCGATGTGACAGGCCATTGACGGTTCATCTCATGTCAGAATAAAAAAACTCCCTCACTGACTAGTAATTTGCTTGGATCTTATTAGCTCTGTAGAGTGGGACAGTTTTATTCTTCCTGATATCATTTGATTCGCTCTCACTTCCTGCTGCTCTCTGATTGGTCCTCCAGGTAGGCAGTCGGCGTGTGATCCAGTACGGTGCTGCTATGATGCTGCTGCTAGGGCTGGTGGGTAAATTCAGTGCATTGTTTGCCTCCCTGCCTGACCCTGTCCTGGGGGCGCTGTTCTGTACCCTGTTTGGAATGATCACAGCTGTGGGACTGTCCAACCTGCAGTTTGTAGACCTCAACTCCTCCAGGAACCTCTTTGTTTTGGGCTTCTCAATCTTCTTTGGCCTGGTGCTGCCCAGCTATCtcaaacagaaccctctggtcaCTGGTGAGTGGAAGACAAGTTAGAGTGCACCACATAATTAGCTCAATGGCCTACTCCTTCAGTGTTCTCACACATTATAAAATAACTGGCTAGCTCTCtgaaccctctctctgtctctcaggtaTAGTGTCGCTAGACCAGGTGTTGAACGTGCTCCTGACCACAGCCATGTTCGTAGGGGGGTCAGTGGCATTTGTGCTGGATAACACTATCCCTGGTGAGTAGACTGCTATCACACTCAACGTTAGTTATAACACTATCCCTGGTGAGTAGACTGTGCATCACTGTTAATTATAGCACT harbors:
- the LOC135513947 gene encoding solute carrier family 23 member 2-like isoform X2; protein product: MGVGKNTTSMSMEGGEGAKYEEENKHSADFYPIPVVVNGVEQATGEQDTEDTELMAIYTKEIQEGEKSSMSETLDSADSMDARRMDMIYTIEDTPPWYLCIFLGLQHYLTCFSGTIAVPFLLAEAMCVGFDQWATSQLIGTIFFCVGITTLLQTTLGCRLPLFQASAFAFLAPARAILSLDKWKCNATVVPPMFNETELFNTEHIWHPRIREIQGAIIVSSLIEVCIGFLGLPGLLLKYIGPLTITPTVALIGLSGFQAAGERAGKHWGIAMLTIFLVLLFSQYARNVQLPLPIYKAKKGWTSYRLQLFKMFPIIMAILVSWLICFIFTVTNVFPPEKDKYGYYARTDARQGILAAAPWFKIPYPFQWGVPTVTAAGVIGMFSAVVASIIESIGDYYACARLSCAPPPPVHAINRGIFMEGLSCVLDGLMGTGNGSTSSSPNIGVLGITKVGSRRVIQYGAAMMLLLGLVGKFSALFASLPDPVLGALFCTLFGMITAVGLSNLQFVDLNSSRNLFVLGFSIFFGLVLPSYLKQNPLVTGIVSLDQVLNVLLTTAMFVGGSVAFVLDNTIPGTREERGIGKLKRGSGPSAAELEGMRTYDLPFGMDFLRRHTVFQYFPISPTFSGYQWSAIRKACRRRGGRGEAGKGAEMEKVTEPGESGV
- the LOC135513947 gene encoding solute carrier family 23 member 2-like isoform X1, with the translated sequence MHPAAQLDRSDGMCQLVDDTVLDHVRELKDKSAVFLPERETGGAREEEEDRGMGVGKNTTSMSMEGGEGAKYEEENKHSADFYPIPVVVNGVEQATGEQDTEDTELMAIYTKEIQEGEKSSMSETLDSADSMDARRMDMIYTIEDTPPWYLCIFLGLQHYLTCFSGTIAVPFLLAEAMCVGFDQWATSQLIGTIFFCVGITTLLQTTLGCRLPLFQASAFAFLAPARAILSLDKWKCNATVVPPMFNETELFNTEHIWHPRIREIQGAIIVSSLIEVCIGFLGLPGLLLKYIGPLTITPTVALIGLSGFQAAGERAGKHWGIAMLTIFLVLLFSQYARNVQLPLPIYKAKKGWTSYRLQLFKMFPIIMAILVSWLICFIFTVTNVFPPEKDKYGYYARTDARQGILAAAPWFKIPYPFQWGVPTVTAAGVIGMFSAVVASIIESIGDYYACARLSCAPPPPVHAINRGIFMEGLSCVLDGLMGTGNGSTSSSPNIGVLGITKVGSRRVIQYGAAMMLLLGLVGKFSALFASLPDPVLGALFCTLFGMITAVGLSNLQFVDLNSSRNLFVLGFSIFFGLVLPSYLKQNPLVTGIVSLDQVLNVLLTTAMFVGGSVAFVLDNTIPGTREERGIGKLKRGSGPSAAELEGMRTYDLPFGMDFLRRHTVFQYFPISPTFSGYQWSAIRKACRRRGGRGEAGKGAEMEKVTEPGESGV